ATGTAGTCATACTCATCCCAGAGCGGCAGCGGCCAGACGTACTCCCCGCTCTCCTCGCCCCATTGCCTGATTTTGTTTGCGAGATTTTCATCGCGCGTCATAATGGCGCTCGCGACCTGCCCGAGCGCGATGAGCGATGCCCCGGTCAGTGTCGCGACGTCAACAACGAGCCGCGGCTTGTAGCGCTCGGCGTAGGTGAGCGCATCGGCGAGTATAATGCGGCCTTCGGCATCGGTATTCAGGACCTCGATCGTCTTCCCCGAGAGCGATTTCAGGATGTCCCCGGGTCGGTAGCTTGACCCCGAGGGCATATTCTCCACTGCGGGCGCAATAGCGATTACATTCTTTTTGAGCTTGAGCCGCGCGGCGAGCACGGTGGCATGAATGACCGCCGCCGCCCCAGACATGTCCATGTGCATCTCATAGATGCTGTCTGTGGGCTTGAGGTTGAGCCCGCCGGAGTCGAAGGTAACCCCCTTGCCGCAAAGCACAATCGGCGGCTCGTCTTTCTCGCCCCCGCGATATTCGAGAACAATAAATTGCGGCTCCTCGCTCGAGCCCTTGGCGACGCCGAGCACCGCGCCCATCCCCTCGCGCTCCATCTCGCGACGTCCCAGCACTTCGACAAAAATTGGCAAGCCCGCTGCCGCCTCGCGCGCCTTTTCTGCGAGGTATTTCGGTGTCATCACACTCCCCGGCGTGTTCGCAAGATCACGGCACGCATTCACTTCCTTCGCGACGGTCTGTGCGCGGCGGAGCGCTTTCTTAAAAGCCAGAGAATCGTCGCCGACGATCACTACCTCCGTGACCTGCTTAAAGCCGCCGCGCGGCGGCGTTTTGTGGA
This region of bacterium genomic DNA includes:
- a CDS encoding leucyl aminopeptidase, giving the protein MKISLTASDNTLPKEIVPVRLTEGEDTRLCEKASWRLELAVGVGKREEMTLRKLRVAARKLITAAKEHKLPRIAVFLDEFLFPNLMAASGASTEGNQMSTNLERSHKIGVNGKSTVQGSEIKGGEMKEDEKEKEMVLELVVENFELADYEFNVHKTPPRGGFKQVTEVVIVGDDSLAFKKALRRAQTVAKEVNACRDLANTPGSVMTPKYLAEKAREAAAGLPIFVEVLGRREMEREGMGAVLGVAKGSSEEPQFIVLEYRGGEKDEPPIVLCGKGVTFDSGGLNLKPTDSIYEMHMDMSGAAAVIHATVLAARLKLKKNVIAIAPAVENMPSGSSYRPGDILKSLSGKTIEVLNTDAEGRIILADALTYAERYKPRLVVDVATLTGASLIALGQVASAIMTRDENLANKIRQWGEESGEYVWPLPLWDEYDYIVKGEFGDIPNIPAEGNTRHAGVIGGGMFLYQFAKNHPAWVHIDMAPRMTSAKGDHLAKGAAGSPVRLLLKIVEEF